Below is a window of Lodderomyces elongisporus chromosome 3, complete sequence DNA.
AGCTTGGTAATTTCTGCTCGCCGTGTAAGTGCCCAGTTCtcaacatcttcatcattggTGATAATTTGTAACAAGTCGTCAATGCAATTTAAGTAACCTTGATCAAAGGAGGCTGGGTGGGACATTTGAGCATATTTATAAAGTACAGCCACTGACCTTGCTGCTTGGGCAAAGTCTGTTTTTAATGTTAGCTTCTGCGGTGTTTCATCGTTCGTGTTCGTCAGGTTCTGGACACCCAAAGCTGTGTTGTAGAGTGAAGCTATGGCCTTTGCAGCATCTTTAAAATGTGTAGTAAGATCAGTGTAGTCTGCAGTGGAAGAAGTCGAACTAGTTGAACTAGTTGATTGCGATGACGTTACTGAAGCTGCGGCTGCTCCGGTCCCCGATGGAGAAGTATTACGTCTcctttcatcttctttgtGAAGTGGTTTCAGCAGCGGTAGAGTTCTTGATAAGTTTGATAAATCCATTATATGTAAGTTTATatgttcttttgttttggctATTGCTATTTCGATGTATATTGCTATGTGTGTTTATCTGAAGTTAtattcaaacaaaaaaaaagaaatatttgTTCTTCGGTAATTGATAAATTGTAGGGAAAGGGATTTATCTATGTATATTCATTGCAGTGCGCTTTCATGTCACACTAACaaaatcattttttttctttatccgCTTCGTGAATTAAAGACACGATTTTACAATTGAAACCAAACTCAACGGAAAACTACAAATTTCTGGTGCATCCCaacaagaaccaaaaacagCCAAAACAGCCAAAACAGCCCAAAAAGCCCAAACAGCCAAAAAAACCTAAGCATTTAAGCACCCAAAAGCAACCGCAGGAGCCAAAGTGGTTAAAAGAActaaaagacaaagaacaaTCAAACTGAAACAAACGACCTTGATAGAATTTCATACCAGTTCTCTAAAGCAATTAATACCAAGTAATTACACAAACTAATGGTGGAATCAACGTTGATATACAGATATGATGGTACGTAGCAAGTTTCTAGATCAAATGTTTTACTTACTcgttatttctttctttggtcTTCCTCATTAGTCATTTTACTATCCTTTCCTTTCATTTCCtttagtttttctttttttttacaaaaaaaaaacatcttttggaagaaaaggaatcccaaaagaagaggaaaacaTATAATTATCAAGGACATATATTCTAACATTTTATTTCCCAACCTTTTCAATAGCCCTTCCACTCTGTGGCTCAGTCGACGACGATAACAGCTCCAATGCCCAAGCTTTGcttgaacaaaagaagaaatgcAAGATATTAATCAGTAAGATTACTCCAAACTCCGAACCACAAGCAACAATTGAATCAGATGACTATAACATTCACTATTTGATTTCGCAGAGTATAATATATTTATGCATTTGCAAGAAATCGTACCCTAGGAAATTAGCATTCTCCTACCTTAGTGAAATTGCCAATGAGTTTTACAACAGTCACGGTGCCGATGCGTTGTCTCGTACTGCTAGACCGTTTGGattttcttcctttgaCAATTTTTTGAACAAGACGAAGAAAATTTATCAAGACCAACGCGCACAATCCAATTTGGACAAGTTGAATAATGATTTAGCGGATGTTAAAAAAGTTATGACCAAAAATATAGAAGATCTTTTGTATCGAGGTGATTCTTTGGATAAAATGAGTGATCTATCAAGCTCTTTGAAACAGGACTCGTTGAAATATAGGAGAAGAGCTCAGCGAATAAATTTTGAGGCTATGATCAAGCAATATATTCCAGTTGCAGGGGCAGGACTtatctttttgttcctttgcTATTactatttgaaaaagtgaTAGGATGATCGCTAAACggtgaaaaacaaaacaatacaaaaaaaacaaggagaGTAATTCACTAAATATGCGGATGTCAGCTTGAAAATTAACTAGAATTAAGGATGCAAAGAACggtaaaataaagaaaaaaagaaaaataaagaagaaacgaAAACATTCATGTTTATAAAGGTGGAATGCATGGTTCTTTGCTTCAGCAATATtagtttcattttcattttcatttttgtttttgtttttgttttttttttttttattattttatttccgttactattattattttatgaaggaaagaaacagaagtTATTCTTATTAgaaactttgtttttttttttcatttcatgAAACCTTTCACCATGTAGTAGAGAAATAGATTAATATATACGGAAATGGCACGAATGTCGTAGATTGCAAATTCTAATATGAGCTCAAATCTGAGAGTGTTTTAGTGctgatattttttttaatgtcATTAAGTGGCTGTGATTCAATTCCTCTTAATTCGTTTTTTCCAGCATACAAATGAAGAACTATGaagtttaaattttttttagtaaTAACAGTACCTAACAAGTCTCTTGCATATTATTACTGCTACTTCTTAACATCATAACTGACGGAGCTcaatcaaaaataaaaaacgtTGTAGAATAGGCAGCACAATCAATATTATACAAAAGCATCATGGTGGACCGACCCCGAATATCTAGGCTATCTACAAAGTCAATGAGTTTGTTACCTACTGTGTCAAACCTTGCACCAGGGTCTACAACGGATCCAACGACTGCTGTCAACTATGAGAATGTTAACCTGGAGATACAATCGGTTCATGTACCCTCGCCTCCAATTCTACAGCTGGAAGCTGCAACCATTAATTCAGAGATTGATATAACTGGAATTAATCAGCTTTCTTTATTACCAACTAAATTTCACCTACAACCACTGATTAGCGACGAAAATACCACTTGTGCTGATATCTATCCAAATTCTAATGATCTTGGGGCCACTGTATATCGCAAACAATGTATCGATATTTCAAAATCTAATGataatgttttgtttcatcaaaaacttaaacatttttttatcttctcTGTAGCTGGCAAGCCAATATATTCCTTACATGGTAATGACGATTTGACGATGGGGTACATGGGGATATTGACTACTATATTATCAACCTTTCAAGAAGATTTGGACCAGGATGTACATGTTATTGAGTTGGGGAGTAACAGGGTAAAATTAGTAGTATTGAATAGATCTCCAATTGTTTTAATAGCCATTTCAAAACTTCCACACGAAACTGAACAGTTTCTAACCAGACAGTTGATTGTGTTATACAAATACCTATTGAGCATCTTGTCGAAACAAACGATTGATAGGGTTTTCCACAATAGGCTCAATTATGATTTGCGACGAGTGTTGAGTCCTTTGGATATGGAGAATTTAGATTCACTTTGCATGAAACTTACCTTTGGACTTCAACATGATGGCCTTAATTCGTTCCTCGGTGAGTTGTTTACCGCCCGACCATCATTGCGGATCCCATATActttgagaaaaaagatggaCAGGTTTTTGAAGGAACAgcaagaagaggaagaagatttATTGTTTGCGATTTTGAGCAAAGACAATCAAGTGACTAACTTTGTTCACCCCAAGATTCACACATTGACAAATGAAGATTTGTACTTGCTTACATTTATAGTCCATTCACTCAAGAACAAGAGTGAAGACCTATGGATCCCACTTTGCATGCCAAACTTCAACCAAAATGGATACCTTTACATTTTTCTGCGGTCTTGGAGACAATTGACGCTAATATTGGTCAGCGGTAGTAAGAATGCTTTTGATAAACTCAAGGTTATTGCTGATAGGATTATCCAAAGGGCCGAAACGTCTCAAGCTGGCCactttttggaaaacctCGAGCAAGCACTAATGAAGCCAATAAGAAATGAGGTACCGTTGGTGATAAAACATTTCGTCTACGTCAACAAGGAAATAAACCAATGCGTCATTAGCGAAATAAATGATGATTCGGACGATTTAAAGTTGCAGTTGGTGGTCTACTATTCATTGCTAAAACAATGTAAGTCCCAATTAGAGGCTGACGAAATAAAGAATGGTTACAAGAAACTTTCGTACATGCGATGGAACTCTTCAACTGCATTCATGTTGAGCGGCACCTCGTTTGAATTCTATTGCGTAGCAGGTGATGGAGTTGattcaaaaaatttgattGAAATATGTCTTAAAATAGTCAATTGGtgtaaaaagaacaagaacagaCTATTTAGTACATGAATATAAGTTTAAATAGGCTCTATATGAACTGGTGAAaaatatgtatgtatgtgtatatatagattATCTTATTCacttctttcaatttgtttttcctgtttatttttattttgtttttgttgttgcctTAGTTTTACAACTTGTTACATTTTCATTACTAATACCCACAGCAAAGACCAACTCAAATTTACTTGTTGCTTTCAATATGTGTTTAATTCGGACTCAttatacttttttcaaactttcTATGTACATCTTGTAATTTATCAGCAAACAATTTGTACAATTTCTCCAACTGTAAAAGTTGTTTGTTCTCGGAGTCTGAAAGTTTGTGAGTTTTTAAACTTCCGTGAAACTTCTGTCTAACTTCGCCTCTAACACCGGTGAGTGAACCTCTTGCACCATTCTTGGTCTTTTCATAAAGCTCTTTTAATTGTTTGAGGTCATTTTGTTTGGTTTCTTGAGTCACGGGAGGCATGGGGATTCTAAGGTTAAATTTGTTATTGGGGTCGGTAGTTCCACTCATATTTAAACCAGACCCAATAATGGCATTGATGATGGCGGCACTTTGCAGTGGGTCAAACATGGTCACGATAAAGTTTCTACCCTTCATAGACGTCAGCGCAACGGAAGTGAAAGGTACTTCTTCCGATTTATTACCATCTTTAACAGCAACCATGAGATTGTCAAACACTCTAGGGTTCAATCTTCCCAACTTGATCTCGTTAGCggctttttcaaatttttcaagtaCATGCTGAAATCTCTCCTCTGCATCTTTGAAATCGATGGTTGGCGTAACTGCTTCCGTTTGTGCCTCATGCTCAACAAATTCGTCTTCTCTCTCGACCCTCAGTTGCTTTGCCTTATTCAGTTTCTGatttttccttccttgAAGGAACGATGTTGTGTGAAAATGTGGAGCTTGGGTTTTGGTTGCAACGGCACATTTAGCAAAACCAAGGACAGTCCTAGTTGGAGAAACCAATCTCACCGATTGTGAATTTCTTGTTATTAGGCGAAACATTCTAATATGTACAGGTGGTTGTAAACTATCGACGATGGTTcttaaaggaaaaattgaaaacaaaaaaaaaaaaaaaaagaataggtTTTTTTGGTCTGGTAGTCCTTCGAGTCAAActgtatttttttcaggtcgtcttctttttcttcttcttcgtgtCGGTCCACTGGTTGCTGttggatgaaaaaaattcgCATCTATTGTGCGCACTCCATCAGCCGCTTTGTCTTGATAAATGTTGGTAGCAATGATTGGCTGCGAATTGAATATGATTATAGCATCAACTTGTCTTTAGAGCCATTTAGTTGATCGAAACCATAAATACTTCATTATCACTCTATagtaaaaaatagaaaagtgTATTTGATGTGCTCTTTGAGTTCTTGGAATTATCAACAATTACAATGTTCTGCATCTTCCCAGACTGGTGttactttatttatttatttaattatttatcatttttcattctcctCGACccaattttctttccttttgtgTCTTATCATTTATTCTACATACATTATCAATTTCTGATTTCTTTGGTAATCATTACTTTACACTTATACCTTCTAGTATATCTATACAAGTGGAAGCCTCTCTTCCAACTTCACCACCTTCTTTGCATAGACCTTTCAAGTTAAGAATCATTCGATCTTTGAAAATATCATTCATGATATTCAACCTTGTCTCTATGTCTTCAGTGGTCATTGTATCTAAATTCTGAATTGCAATTGAACCGGTTGCAGAAAGATCACTCTTGATTTCTCTACCAAAAAGATTAAGCGCCAGAAACGCCTGTGGGGTGGTAGGAATTAAATATTTGTACGTTTGTGGGTGGGTGTATATTCGACTAAAATCAGCATCAACTAACCCTTGTTCCGAATCATCTAGCaagttcttttttaaaaattgaacaagaaCACGAAGATGGTCGATTCTGGCTTTCTTAGTATTGGGACCCAATAAAATAGTTGAATTTGTCGTGATGGAAACACCTTTTGATTTATTGTCATCCAACAAGGACCAACTCATcaatatgaaaaaattcttcaaaattttCACAAAATACAGTTTCAAGTCGGAATACTCCAAAAGCGTTGCAAGAAATTTAGTACTTGTATTTCGTATGTCTGGTTGGATATGAGTCATTGCTGAAATTATGAATAAAACAATGCTTCGCTTATGCAAATCAAGCAATCCTGGTTGTTTCCTACCAATCTCCTTGAGCAAATTCATTACTTCTGTTCGCACCAGTTTCGATTCATCAAGGATTAAAGGCACGGCAGCAGAAATAATCAGTTTATATGCAGCAGGATTTGAGGGAAGATTTTGAGTAATGTTGATAACCACTTCCTTTCTAGTAGTCGAGGAATGGTGTTTGAGTAACGAAAGTTGATGCGTGAAATCTTTTGAACCGTGGACTATAGATATTGACTGGCCAGGAAgtgaaattgtttttgctttgaaaGATGTATCAGTATAATTGTCGGGTTTCTTTGCCGTCTTTCCGACCTTCAACTTGGCTTTCTTGAAATCCTTTTGCTtctccttttgttttcttttggaacccatttttttttttttgaaaaaaaaaaaaaagtaaaaagctgctgctggtggtggtggtggtgaacTTGACTGATGTGTTACAGAAGCTTTGGTAATGATCAAGTTATCTttacaaaagaaactattctctctttttttgttctttcttactttttatttctttcttaaaAAGAACACCagataaaataataaaaaagattgaaaattaGAACAAGAAAGGAAGATGGAGTTCTCGATGTGGAGGAGTTTACTAAACTGAAATTGAGATGAGGTTCCAGAGCGCGTAAATTATCACGACTTGTGCGCGCAAAACATTTTCATCttaaagccaaaaaaaaaccgtGTAAAGCGCAATTAGTGGATACTTCCCTTTGACTACAAATTCATTCATCTTGATTAAAACTTGCATTCATTTTTTACTCACAATCGAACCACATTCACTTGCATTCATTTATATATTGTTTAAATACTACACAAACATTTATTGACTCATTTAGACCAAATTATTCTATGATCAACAGGTTGAGAAGACTTTCCGATTTGGAAAACGAGCAATTTCTTCTGTCCTTGACTTTAGAAGATCGTGAATCCAAGGATAAATTAGGTGCtgatgaaatgaaaaacatgCATTACTCTTATCGAAATCATTTTAGCAAAGAAGGAAATtgtgatgaaaaagaatatcaaTACATCAATAActatgatgacgatgacgatgacgatgacgccATGGACATTGACGACCCTAATGAGTATATGGTCATGCATGAATCTGACTCTAATTCCTCAAGTGATACAaccaaaaaggaaaaagatgaaactAGTATGAATAATCTAACCAGTGAACCTCGTCGATCAGAGAGTCATGTACTTTCTGTTTTGTCTCCCACTATGCTTGGGGCTCGACTTGCCGTACAAAAGCCACTTATGTTGATGCCGCCACCATCGCCGTCATCGCCGTCATCGCCGTCATCGCCATCTCGGCAATCTTTACAGACACAATCATTGCCATACACTGGGCATACAACTGGTGCTCCTGACTTGCTTAAAATGCGCAGAAAATCTTCTGTTGACTTTGAGTTTGACACTAGCTCGTTCACTCCAGTTAACCAGTATCCTAAGAAAGTTAACTCCTATAACCTGAAGTTAGAGAATCCAAGTCCAGACCTGTTTCTTGCTAACCAGCTTAACAATGGAGATCAAAATATTCACAAAGGCCAGTTTGCAATacaccatcaccattacTATCCTCCTATACAACAAAATAATCCCCAATACCAGCAAGACCACGAGCGCGAGCGCGCGCGCGAACAAAATCTACGAGATATGTCTTTAATTCTGCGAAGTAAGAAGAGCGATTTGGATAAAGTAGACACGCATTATAAGAACCAGATACAAGCTATAGACGATGATCGTCAAAGCTCGTTGAAACAAAATGGATACAATAGTCAGTATATCGAAGACTATGCGTTGGTTAGTTTGCCACCACCATGGAAAGCTGGTATAACCCCTATTGAGAAAGTACCATATATTCTTTCCTCGTACTTACAATTTGCAATCAACTTTGTTCTTTCATTGTATGTGGTCTATTTGATATACTACATTTGCTCCTCAATCAAATCAGATGTCAATCACCGGATATACGAACAAAGACTTCAACTTGCTTCAGATATTTCAGTTTGCAGACAACAATACTATGAGAACAATTGCGACGACCCGAGTTACCTGTCTTTACCATTGATGCGCAAA
It encodes the following:
- the SEC22 gene encoding SNAP receptor (BUSCO:EOG09264IG5) — translated: MVESTLIYRYDALPLCGSVDDDNSSNAQALLEQKKKCKILISKITPNSEPQATIESDDYNIHYLISQSIIYLCICKKSYPRKLAFSYLSEIANEFYNSHGADALSRTARPFGFSSFDNFLNKTKKIYQDQRAQSNLDKLNNDLADVKKVMTKNIEDLLYRGDSLDKMSDLSSSLKQDSLKYRRRAQRINFEAMIKQYIPVAGAGLIFLFLCYYYLKK
- the MON1 gene encoding Vacuolar fusion protein mon1 (BUSCO:EOG092624JL), translated to MVDRPRISRLSTKSMSLLPTVSNLAPGSTTDPTTAVNYENVNSEIQSVHVPSPPILQSEAATINSEIDITGINQLSLLPTKFHLQPSISDENTTCADIYPNSNDLGATVYRKQCIDISKSNDNVLFHQKLKHFFIFSVAGKPIYSLHGNDDLTMGYMGILTTILSTFQEDLDQDVHVIELGSNRVKLVVLNRSPIVLIAISKLPHETEQFLTRQLIVLYKYLLSILSKQTIDRVFHNRLNYDLRRVLSPLDMENLDSLCMKLTFGLQHDGLNSFLGELFTARPSLRIPYTLRKKMDRFLKEQQEEEEDLLFAILSKDNQVTNFVHPKIHTLTNEDLYLLTFIVHSLKNKSEDLWIPLCMPNFNQNGYLYIFSRSWRQLTLILVSGSKNAFDKLKVIADRIIQRAETSQAGHFLENLEQALMKPIRNEVPLVIKHFVYVNKEINQCVISEINDDSDDLKLQLVVYYSLLKQCKSQLEADEIKNGYKKLSYMRWNSSTAFMLSGTSFEFYCVAGDGVDSKNLIEICLKIVNWCKKNKNRLFST
- the RRF1 gene encoding ribosome-recycling factor; the protein is MKTIVDSLQPPVHIRMFRLITRNSQSVRLVSPTRTVLGFAKCAVATKTQAPHFHTTSFLQGRKNQKSNKAKQSRVEREDEFVEHEAQTEAVTPTIDFKDAEERFQHVLEKFEKAANEIKLGRLNPRVFDNLMVAVKDGNKSEEVPFTSVASTSMKGRNFIVTMFDPSQSAAIINAIIGSGLNMSGTTDPNNKFNLRIPMPPVTQETKQNDLKQLKELYEKTKNGARGSLTGVRGEVRQKFHGSLKTHKLSDSENKQLLQLEKLYKLFADKLQDVHRKFEKSIMSPN
- the IPI1 gene encoding rRNA processing protein, whose amino-acid sequence is MGSKRKQKEKQKDFKKAKLKVGKTAKKPDNYTDTSFKAKTISLPGQSISIVHGSKDFTHQLSLLKHHSSTTRKEVVINITQNLPSNPAAYKSIISAAVPLILDESKSVRTEVMNLLKEIGRKQPGLLDLHKRSIVLFIISAMTHIQPDIRNTSTKFLATLLEYSDLKSYFVKILKNFFILMSWSLLDDNKSKGVSITTNSTILLGPNTKKARIDHLRVLVQFLKKNLLDDSEQGLVDADFSRIYTHPQTYKYLIPTTPQAFSALNLFGREIKSDLSATGSIAIQNLDTMTTEDIETRLNIMNDIFKDRMILNLKGLCKEGGEVGREASTCIDILEGISVK